In Rhodobacter xanthinilyticus, a single window of DNA contains:
- the greA gene encoding transcription elongation factor GreA, with the protein MEKIPMTRAGYDVLDDELKGLKTVERPAVIKAIAEAREHGDLSENAEYHAARERQSFVEGRIKELESILGRAEVIDTAKLSGSVKFGATVALVDEDTGEERTYQIVGEAEADLERGLLNIKSPLARALIGKDEGDSVEVRTPGGAKAYEILSVRYI; encoded by the coding sequence ATGGAAAAGATTCCGATGACGCGCGCCGGGTACGACGTGCTCGACGACGAACTCAAAGGCCTGAAAACGGTCGAACGCCCCGCGGTGATCAAGGCGATCGCCGAGGCGCGCGAACATGGCGATCTGTCGGAAAACGCCGAATATCATGCCGCGCGCGAGCGTCAGAGCTTTGTCGAGGGCCGGATCAAGGAGCTCGAGTCGATCCTCGGCCGCGCCGAGGTGATCGACACCGCCAAGCTCTCGGGCTCGGTGAAATTCGGCGCGACGGTGGCCCTCGTGGACGAAGACACCGGCGAGGAGCGCACCTATCAGATCGTCGGCGAGGCCGAGGCAGATCTCGAGCGCGGGCTTTTGAACATCAAATCGCCCCTCGCGCGGGCGCTGATCGGCAAGGACGAGGGCGACAGCGTCGAAGTTCGCACCCCGGGCGGCGCGAAGGCTTACGAAATCCTCTCGGTTCGGTATATTTGA
- a CDS encoding GNAT family N-acetyltransferase: MSREFTLRHGVAPAQRMQAAQLYWQAFGPKLGRVMGPERAALTFIERVMSENHVISASDAAGNIVGVIGYRTRSGSFVGGTRGDLRAVYGRFGAAWRALALGVLATALPPRAMIVDGLAVAEGWRGVGVGAALIEALAREARTRGFAELRLDVVGENLRARALYERLGFRVTERSESRLTQAIFDFHTAFVMVRAL; the protein is encoded by the coding sequence ATGAGCCGGGAGTTCACGCTGCGCCACGGCGTCGCCCCCGCCCAGAGGATGCAGGCCGCGCAGCTCTACTGGCAGGCCTTCGGCCCGAAACTCGGCCGCGTGATGGGCCCCGAGCGCGCCGCGCTGACCTTCATCGAGCGGGTGATGAGCGAAAACCATGTGATCTCGGCCTCGGATGCGGCGGGCAATATCGTCGGCGTGATCGGCTATCGCACGCGCTCGGGCTCGTTCGTGGGCGGCACGCGGGGCGATCTGCGGGCGGTCTACGGGAGGTTCGGCGCGGCCTGGCGGGCGCTGGCGCTGGGCGTGCTCGCCACCGCGCTGCCGCCGCGCGCGATGATCGTCGACGGGCTCGCGGTGGCGGAGGGCTGGCGCGGGGTGGGGGTCGGCGCGGCGCTGATCGAGGCGCTCGCGCGCGAGGCCCGCACCCGCGGTTTTGCCGAGCTGCGCCTCGATGTGGTGGGCGAAAACCTGCGCGCCCGCGCGCTTTACGAGCGCCTCGGCTTTCGCGTCACCGAGCGCAGCGAGAGCCGCCTGACCCAGGCGATCTTCGATTTCCACACCGCTTTCGTGATGGTCCGCGCGCTCTGA
- a CDS encoding phosphatase PAP2 family protein, with amino-acid sequence MRTVLAAVLIYAAGAVALTGWLYDDAARLIGESLSWLWNASDRVLGRSLLIAPLMLGVVLALGWRQARARLAGIGALLVAAVVLQLGFSFFKNAIPAMIPYYADPALAAFDRWLHFGHDPWEIAHRLIGPGLTGAMPFVYFKLWGFFATTFPILVYATDPDAGRARRYIWLYFAAWLVVGNLLATLGASVGPVYYDRLLGSERFAGLDAALASSGFAATALGHLQDMLWARWEGGGLDLGLGISAFPSMHVALATLVALYAAERSRWLAPFGAAFLAAIFVISIYSGYHYALDAYAAIGVVWVGNRLAHRLARPKSETKLRGFAASQLLRSVR; translated from the coding sequence ATGAGAACGGTTTTGGCGGCGGTGCTGATCTACGCGGCGGGGGCGGTGGCGCTCACCGGCTGGCTTTATGACGACGCGGCTCGGCTGATCGGCGAATCCCTCAGCTGGCTCTGGAACGCGTCCGACCGGGTGCTCGGGCGCAGCCTGCTGATCGCGCCGCTGATGCTCGGGGTGGTGCTCGCGCTCGGCTGGCGGCAGGCGCGGGCGCGGCTGGCCGGGATCGGGGCGCTTCTCGTTGCGGCGGTGGTGTTGCAGCTCGGCTTTTCCTTCTTCAAGAACGCGATCCCGGCGATGATCCCCTATTACGCGGACCCGGCGCTCGCCGCGTTCGACCGCTGGCTGCATTTCGGCCACGACCCCTGGGAGATCGCGCATCGGCTGATCGGGCCGGGGCTCACTGGCGCGATGCCCTTTGTCTATTTCAAGCTCTGGGGCTTCTTCGCGACCACCTTCCCGATCCTCGTCTACGCGACCGACCCCGACGCGGGCCGCGCGCGGCGCTATATCTGGCTCTATTTCGCGGCCTGGCTGGTGGTCGGCAATCTGCTCGCCACGCTCGGCGCCTCGGTCGGGCCGGTCTATTACGACCGGCTGCTCGGCTCGGAGCGCTTCGCCGGGCTCGATGCGGCGCTGGCAAGCTCGGGCTTCGCCGCGACCGCGCTCGGGCATTTGCAGGACATGCTCTGGGCGCGCTGGGAGGGCGGCGGGCTCGATCTCGGCCTCGGGATCTCGGCCTTCCCCTCGATGCATGTCGCGCTCGCGACCCTCGTCGCGCTTTACGCCGCCGAGCGCAGCCGCTGGCTCGCGCCCTTCGGGGCGGCCTTCCTCGCGGCGATCTTCGTGATCTCGATCTATTCGGGCTATCACTACGCGCTCGATGCCTATGCCGCGATTGGTGTCGTTTGGGTCGGCAACCGTCTCGCGCACCGTCTCGCGCGCCCTAAAAGCGAAACAAAGTTGCGCGGCTTCGCAGCGTCACAATTGCTTCGTTCCGTCAGGTAA